The window GACCCCACGTATGCAAAAGGGTAGATGGACACATCATTCCCGATTCGCGCCGAGTCGTCCACCCATGCCTGAGGGCTGACTCCCAAAGGAGCCAAGGTCTTCTTATGGAAAAACTGGGAGGCGCGAGCAAACGCCAGGTACGGATTATCGACCCGGATCAATGGCCTGGAACAGGTTCCCGCCCAATGCCTTTCCACGATAATGCCGCCCGCCTGGGTATCGGCCATAAATGCTTCGTACTTCGGATTTGCCAGAAACGTTATCTGGTCGCTTTTGGCCTCTTTGATTCCGGCGATGCCGACCACAATGGCCTCGGGAGGACCTTCCAGCCGGCCGTTCACCATGGAAGCCAACTGCTGCAAGCTTATTTCCATGTTCGGTTCCGTATCACTGGCCTTTTTTGGCGGTTTGGGCGTCATAGGCTTCGATCACTTTGCCGGTTATGTCATTACCCGGAACGGAGTAGAGCACTGTTCTCTTCTCGAGGATGATGTCCCAGCCCCCGTCTTTCGCCACCTTTTGCAGGACTGCATCGAGATCCTTGAAGATCTCCAGCTTCATGGTGTTCTCTTCTTCCTTCATTTCGTCGTTAAAGTCTCGCACCATGTCCTTCAACTCCCTCTGCTTCTTGCGAAGGTCGCGTTCTTTCTCCTGAAGTACCTCGGCGCTCAACACCATCCCCTGCTTCTCGATCTCGCTCTGCAGCTTGTCCAATTCGCCCTGGGCCGCATCCAAGCGGAGTTTGAGTTTCGCGTTCTTGGCTTCCAATACCTTCTTAGCCCTCTTGCCTTCCATCGATTCGTTCAGGCATTGCTGAAGATCGATTATGGCGATCTTTGTCGAATCAGCGGCTTTGGCTATATCGGCCAAGAAGACGGTTCCAAAGATCAAAGATAAGATAATGATCGGGATGTGCATGTGTGCTTTCATTCGTAAAACCCCCTTACAATGGTGAGCATGACGGCCGTTAGCTGTCTTCCGATCGGCCCGGCGTTCGAAATGGCCGGGACCCGTGTGGGGAATCGGTTCAGAAACCGTACCCGATGGTGAAGTCCCAGACGCTCGTACTTTCATCGGATTCGGGAGCGAGATTGTATCCCCATTCCAAGCGGAGCGGACCCAACGGTGAATACCAGCGGATGCCTCCCCCCACCGAACGCCTGAGGTTGGTAAAATCGTAAGTCTCGTCGTCCGGGTAGACGTTTCCCACGTCGAAAAAGCCTATGCCATAAATAGCCGCTTCCTTGATAATGGGAAACCGGAATTCAAGGTTGAAAAAGACAAACTTGTCTCCGCCAATCCGGTCTCCGGTAATGGGGTCCCGGGGACTCACCTTACGAACCTGAAAACCCCGGAGATTGTTAAGTCCGCCGAGGTAAAACTTTTCATACAACAGCAGTTCTTCTCCTTCGCTTCTTTGAATATATCCTATGCGGCCCCGGGTGAAAAAAGAAGTATCCCACACGAACGGGAAGTACCAACCCGAATTCAGGATGTATTTGACAAATCCCGAACTTCCGCCCAGAGGA is drawn from Deltaproteobacteria bacterium and contains these coding sequences:
- a CDS encoding OmpH family outer membrane protein, translated to MKAHMHIPIIILSLIFGTVFLADIAKAADSTKIAIIDLQQCLNESMEGKRAKKVLEAKNAKLKLRLDAAQGELDKLQSEIEKQGMVLSAEVLQEKERDLRKKQRELKDMVRDFNDEMKEEENTMKLEIFKDLDAVLQKVAKDGGWDIILEKRTVLYSVPGNDITGKVIEAYDAQTAKKGQ